TATGTTGAAAAACGATTTATTTTTAAGAGCATTAAAAGGAGAAACAGTAGAGCGTCCACCAGTTTGGATGATGCGTCAAGCAGGTCGTTACCTTCCAGAATTTATGGAAATAAAGGCTAAATATGATTTTTTTACACGTTGTCAAACGCCAGAATTAGCTAGCGAAATCACTGTACAACCAATCCGTCGTTACGGTATGGACGCTGCTATTTTATTTAGTGATATTTTAGTAATTCCTCAAGCTATGAATATTGAGGTACAAATGAAACCTAATTTTGGTCCTTATTTACCAAATCCAATTCGTACGCAAAAAGACGTAGATAATGTTATAGTACCTGACACAAAGGAAGCTTTAAACTATGTTTACGAAGCTATAAAAGCCACAAAAGAGAAACTTAACAATGAAGTACCATTAATAGGTTTTGCAGGTTCGCCTTGGACTATCTTATGCTATTGCGTGCAAGGTCAAGGCTCTAAAAACTTTGATAAAGCAAAAGAGTTTTGTTTTACAAATCCTATCGCTGCACACCAATTATTACAAAAAATAACAGATACAACGATTGCTTACTTAAAAGAAAAAGTAAAAGCAGGTGTTAATGCTGTACAAGTATTTGATTCTTGGGGAGGCATGTTATCTCCCGTAGATTACCAAGAGTTTTCTTGGCAATACATTCAACAAATAATAGATGCATTAAAGGACGAAACACCTGTTATTGCATTTGGTAAAGGTTGTTGGTTTGCATTAGAAGAAATGTCTAAATCTGGAGCATCTGCTTTAGGTGTAGACTGGACATGTTCTGCTAAAAATGCACGTTATTTAACTGGAGGAAACATCACACTTCAAGGAAATTTTGATCCTACTAGATTATTCTCTCCTCCTGCAGAAATTAAAAAAATGGTACACCAAATGATAAACGATTTTGGTAAAGATAAATACATTGTAAACCTTGGTCATGGTATTTTACCAAACATACCATTAGAAAATGCTAAAGCATTTATAGACGCTGTAAAAGAGTATAAAGCGGATTAAAAATGAAACTTTCATTTAACCAAACAACAAAAAAATATGCTTTAGTTAAAAAAAGTTGGACACCTCAACAAAATTTATTTTACGGTTTTCTAACTTATATTGCTCTAGGTTTCATATTACTCTGTTTGCCAATATTTCAAAAACAAAGCGCTTCTATTTTAGACCATTTGTTTATTGCTACTTCTGCTGTATCAACTACAGGATTGGTTACAGTTTCAATTTTTGACACCTATAATATTTTTGGACAATTTATAATAATGGTCCTGGTTCAATTAGGTGGTATTGGATATTTATCCTTTACCACCTATATGATTTTATCCACTACCAGAAAAATAACCCTATGGCATAAAAAAATATTATCCACAGAATTCACATTACCTAACACAATTAAAATTACAGAATTTTTAAAATCTGTAGTGTTATTTACACTAATAATGGAGTCAATAGGTGCTATTCTGTTTTTTATAGCTTTTAAAGCACAAGGCATGCCAACCTTTGAGGCTATTTGGTCATCTGTTTTTCATAGCATAAGCTCCTTTTGCACAGCAGGCTTTAGTTTATTTAACAATAGTTTTATGGACTATGTTGACAATAATTTTGTCAATTTTATAATCTCAATGTTAGCTATTTGTGGATCATTAGGTTTTATTGTTATTACAGATTTTGGATTAAAAATAAAAAACAAATCACACAAAGTTAGTTTTACAACAAAAATAATTATCTACGGATTTTTAATGCTACTTACTTTTGGTACAGCATTTTTTTATTTTGAACCATCTATAGTCAATTACCATTCTGATTCAAGATTTATAGCTGCCTTTTTTCAATGTATGTCAGCCATGACCACAGTAGGGTTTAACACTGTAGATTTTGGATATTTTACTCAGGCAATGATGTTAATTTGCATCTTTTTAATGTACATTGGAGCCTCACCATCTGGAACAGCTGGAGGAATTAAAATCACAACACTAACTGCTGTTTTTGCAGTCATGAAAAGTAGACTAACTGGAAGTAAAACTGTAACTTTTTTAGGGAGACAAATTCCTTTTGAAAGATTATACATTGCCACCTCTGCTTTTATCTTTTACACAATCATAATACTTATCGGAACTTTTTTAATAACTTTAACTAACGATTTTAAATTTGAAGAAATCCTGTTTGAAGTTTCATCTGCACTTGGTACTGTAGGTTTAAGTACAGGTATTACAGGAGACTTAAATACAGGTGGTAAATTGATAATTATTGCTTTAATGTTTATTGGTCGTCTAGGTGTTTTAACTTTTGGATTAGCCATCTGGTCAAGACAAAGACAACAAGAAAAACCAAATGTTATAAAAGAAGATATCGCAGTATAAAAATGATACAAAACATAATAAAAGGAATAAACGGATACTCTGGTGCATTTGCATTAATTTCAAAACTTAAACTTTGGAAGTATTTTTTTATTCCTATTGTTATTAGTATTCTAACTGCAACTATCATTGGTTTTACTGCTTATGGACTATCCGATAATATTGGACAGTTTATCGCAAAAATTTGGTTTTGGGAATGGGGTAAACAAACCTTTACAACTATATCTACAGTCCTTGGAGCTATAATTATTATAGCATTAGGCATAATCCTTTACAAACACATTATTATGGCATTATCGGCTCCATTTATGAGTCCTGTGTCAGAAAAAATAGAAACGCATTTAACTGGTATAGTTAAACACAATCACAGAAAAACATCGTTTCAAGAGCAACTTTGGCGTGGGATTAGAATTAACATCAGAAATTTAGGTCGCGAGCTACTAATTACCATTCCAATTTTACTTCTTAAATTTATTCCTGTAATTAATATCTTTTCTACAGCATTATTAATAATCATACAATCCTATTATGCTGGTTTTGGTAATATGGATTACACCTTGGAGCGTCATTTTAATTACAAAGACAGTGTAAAATTTGTTAGAGCTAATCGTAGACTAGCTATAGGTAACGGACTAGTTTTTATCCTGTTTTTATTTATTCCAATAATTGGTGTAATTTTAGTACTACCCTTAAGTGTAACAGCAGGAACAATCAGCACTGTAAAACGTCTTAAACCCGAAAATCAAAACATAATCTAATGATTGCAACTTTTGATAATTTTGAAATCAATCCCATACACAATGGAGATGCATGGAAAATTTGCGATTTCATGGTTACCAATCAAGACAGATTAAAACGTTATTTTCCTAAAACATTACAACAAAACCTAACACCTACTTTATCACAACTATTTGTAGATAAAAAAGTAAAACAATATAATAATAAAGAAGAGTTTTTATTCACTTTAAAATCTAGCGAAACCAGAACTTTAGCAGGACTAATTTATATAAAAGAAATCGACCATCACATCAAACAGGGTGAGTTTGCCTATTGCATTGATTACAACTTTCAAGGCAAAGGACTAATCACAAAGTCTGTTGCTGCATTATCATCTTACGCCTTTAAAAATTTAGATCTAAGCACACTACAAATCATTGTATATAAAGACAATATTAGCAGTGTTAAAGTGGCAAATAACACTAATTTTAAATGGATTAAAACCTTAAAAAACGAATTTACTCCAATTGGTGAAAACCCGCTTGATATGGAGTTATACGAATTATATAATGAAAGATAAATTTTTTGAATACATACATCAATTACAAGACAGCATAACTGCTGGA
The genomic region above belongs to Olleya sp. Hel_I_94 and contains:
- a CDS encoding EI24 domain-containing protein, whose protein sequence is MIQNIIKGINGYSGAFALISKLKLWKYFFIPIVISILTATIIGFTAYGLSDNIGQFIAKIWFWEWGKQTFTTISTVLGAIIIIALGIILYKHIIMALSAPFMSPVSEKIETHLTGIVKHNHRKTSFQEQLWRGIRINIRNLGRELLITIPILLLKFIPVINIFSTALLIIIQSYYAGFGNMDYTLERHFNYKDSVKFVRANRRLAIGNGLVFILFLFIPIIGVILVLPLSVTAGTISTVKRLKPENQNII
- a CDS encoding TrkH family potassium uptake protein; this encodes MKLSFNQTTKKYALVKKSWTPQQNLFYGFLTYIALGFILLCLPIFQKQSASILDHLFIATSAVSTTGLVTVSIFDTYNIFGQFIIMVLVQLGGIGYLSFTTYMILSTTRKITLWHKKILSTEFTLPNTIKITEFLKSVVLFTLIMESIGAILFFIAFKAQGMPTFEAIWSSVFHSISSFCTAGFSLFNNSFMDYVDNNFVNFIISMLAICGSLGFIVITDFGLKIKNKSHKVSFTTKIIIYGFLMLLTFGTAFFYFEPSIVNYHSDSRFIAAFFQCMSAMTTVGFNTVDFGYFTQAMMLICIFLMYIGASPSGTAGGIKITTLTAVFAVMKSRLTGSKTVTFLGRQIPFERLYIATSAFIFYTIIILIGTFLITLTNDFKFEEILFEVSSALGTVGLSTGITGDLNTGGKLIIIALMFIGRLGVLTFGLAIWSRQRQQEKPNVIKEDIAV
- a CDS encoding GNAT family N-acetyltransferase encodes the protein MIATFDNFEINPIHNGDAWKICDFMVTNQDRLKRYFPKTLQQNLTPTLSQLFVDKKVKQYNNKEEFLFTLKSSETRTLAGLIYIKEIDHHIKQGEFAYCIDYNFQGKGLITKSVAALSSYAFKNLDLSTLQIIVYKDNISSVKVANNTNFKWIKTLKNEFTPIGENPLDMELYELYNER
- the hemE gene encoding uroporphyrinogen decarboxylase, producing MLKNDLFLRALKGETVERPPVWMMRQAGRYLPEFMEIKAKYDFFTRCQTPELASEITVQPIRRYGMDAAILFSDILVIPQAMNIEVQMKPNFGPYLPNPIRTQKDVDNVIVPDTKEALNYVYEAIKATKEKLNNEVPLIGFAGSPWTILCYCVQGQGSKNFDKAKEFCFTNPIAAHQLLQKITDTTIAYLKEKVKAGVNAVQVFDSWGGMLSPVDYQEFSWQYIQQIIDALKDETPVIAFGKGCWFALEEMSKSGASALGVDWTCSAKNARYLTGGNITLQGNFDPTRLFSPPAEIKKMVHQMINDFGKDKYIVNLGHGILPNIPLENAKAFIDAVKEYKAD